The following are encoded in a window of Mustela nigripes isolate SB6536 chromosome 3, MUSNIG.SB6536, whole genome shotgun sequence genomic DNA:
- the E2F5 gene encoding transcription factor E2F5 isoform X1, producing the protein MAAAEPASSGQQAPQGQGQGQRPPSQPSQAQPPQQPPLPQLGGGGGGSSRHEKSLGLLTTKFVSLLQEAKDGVLDLKAAADTLAVRQKRRIYDITNVLEGIDLIEKKSKNSIQWKGVGAGCNTKEVIDRLRYLKAEIEDLELKERELDQQKLWLQQSIKNVMDDSINNRFSYVTHEDICNCFNGDTLLAIQAPSGTQLEVPIPEMGQNGQKKYQINLKSHSGPIHVLLINKESSSSKPVVFPVPPPDDLTQPSSQPSTPVTPQKSNTATQNLPEQHASERSQNLQQTPATDLSSAGTISGDIIDELMSSDVFPLLRLSPTPADDYNFNLDDNEGVCDLFDVQILNY; encoded by the exons ATGGCGGCGGCGGAGCCCGCGAGCTCGGGCCAGCAGGCGCcgcaggggcagggccagggccagcGGCCGCCGTCGCAGCCTTCCCAGGCGCAGCCTCCGCAGCAGCCACCGCTGCCTCAGctcgggggcggcgggggcggtaGCAGCAGGCACGAGAAGAGCCTGGGGCTGCTCACCACCAAGTTCGTGTCGCTGCTGCAGGAGGCCAAGGACGGCGTCCTGGATCTCAAAGCG gctGCAGATACTTTGGCTGTGagacaaaaaagaagaatttacGATATCACCAATGTCTTGGAGGGAATTGACCTGATTgagaaaaagtcaaaaaatagCATACAATGGAA AGGTGTAGGTGCTGGCTGTAATACTAAAGAAGTCATAGACAGATTAAGATATCTTAAAGCTGAAATTGAAGATCTGGAACTGAAGGAAAGAGAACTTGATCAGCAGAAGTTGTGGCTACAGCAAAGCATCAAAAATGTGATGGACGACTCCATTAATAATAG ATTTTCCTATGTAACTCACGAAGACATCTGTAATTGCTTTAATG GTGATACACTTTTGGCCATTCAGGCGCCTTCTGGGACACAGCTGGAGGTACCTATTCCAGAAATG GGTCAGAATGGACAAAAGAAATACCAGATCAATCTAAAGAGTCATTCAGGACCTATCCACGTGCTGCTTATAAATAAAGAGTCCAGTTCGTCTAAGCCTGTGGTTTTTCCTGTCCCCCCACCTGATGACCTCACACAGCCCTCCTCTCAGCCCTCCACTCCAGTGACTCCACAGAAATCCAACACAGCAACTCAGAATCTGCCTGAGCAACATGCCTCTGAAAGAAGCCAAAATCTTCAACAAACACCAGCCACAGACTTATCATCAG CAGGTACTATTAGTGGAGATATCATTGATGAGTTAATGTCTTCTGATG TGTTTCCTCTCTTACGGCTTTCTCCTACCCCCGCAGATGACTACAACTTTAATTTAGATGATAATGAAGGAGTCTGTGATCTGTTTGATGTCCAGATACTAAATTATTAG
- the E2F5 gene encoding transcription factor E2F5 isoform X2 codes for MAAAEPASSGQQAPQGQGQGQRPPSQPSQAQPPQQPPLPQLGGGGGGSSRHEKSLGLLTTKFVSLLQEAKDGVLDLKAAADTLAVRQKRRIYDITNVLEGIDLIEKKSKNSIQWKGVGAGCNTKEVIDRLRYLKAEIEDLELKERELDQQKLWLQQSIKNVMDDSINNRFSYVTHEDICNCFNGDTLLAIQAPSGTQLEVPIPEMGQNGQKKYQINLKSHSGPIHVLLINKESSSSKPVVFPVPPPDDLTQPSSQPSTPVTPQKSNTATQNLPEQHASERSQNLQQTPATDLSSGTISGDIIDELMSSDVFPLLRLSPTPADDYNFNLDDNEGVCDLFDVQILNY; via the exons ATGGCGGCGGCGGAGCCCGCGAGCTCGGGCCAGCAGGCGCcgcaggggcagggccagggccagcGGCCGCCGTCGCAGCCTTCCCAGGCGCAGCCTCCGCAGCAGCCACCGCTGCCTCAGctcgggggcggcgggggcggtaGCAGCAGGCACGAGAAGAGCCTGGGGCTGCTCACCACCAAGTTCGTGTCGCTGCTGCAGGAGGCCAAGGACGGCGTCCTGGATCTCAAAGCG gctGCAGATACTTTGGCTGTGagacaaaaaagaagaatttacGATATCACCAATGTCTTGGAGGGAATTGACCTGATTgagaaaaagtcaaaaaatagCATACAATGGAA AGGTGTAGGTGCTGGCTGTAATACTAAAGAAGTCATAGACAGATTAAGATATCTTAAAGCTGAAATTGAAGATCTGGAACTGAAGGAAAGAGAACTTGATCAGCAGAAGTTGTGGCTACAGCAAAGCATCAAAAATGTGATGGACGACTCCATTAATAATAG ATTTTCCTATGTAACTCACGAAGACATCTGTAATTGCTTTAATG GTGATACACTTTTGGCCATTCAGGCGCCTTCTGGGACACAGCTGGAGGTACCTATTCCAGAAATG GGTCAGAATGGACAAAAGAAATACCAGATCAATCTAAAGAGTCATTCAGGACCTATCCACGTGCTGCTTATAAATAAAGAGTCCAGTTCGTCTAAGCCTGTGGTTTTTCCTGTCCCCCCACCTGATGACCTCACACAGCCCTCCTCTCAGCCCTCCACTCCAGTGACTCCACAGAAATCCAACACAGCAACTCAGAATCTGCCTGAGCAACATGCCTCTGAAAGAAGCCAAAATCTTCAACAAACACCAGCCACAGACTTATCATCAG GTACTATTAGTGGAGATATCATTGATGAGTTAATGTCTTCTGATG TGTTTCCTCTCTTACGGCTTTCTCCTACCCCCGCAGATGACTACAACTTTAATTTAGATGATAATGAAGGAGTCTGTGATCTGTTTGATGTCCAGATACTAAATTATTAG